Genomic segment of Prionailurus viverrinus isolate Anna chromosome B4, UM_Priviv_1.0, whole genome shotgun sequence:
ggagctATGGGAGGGGTTGGTGGGGTGAAGTGAAATGGAGAAATCAGCTGGCGTGTGGACAGTCTGGTGAGAGGAGGACACAGGGTGTAAGAGAAAAGATGTCACTGTCTTTGTACCTGACCGACAGCTGCAGCATCTCACAGTCTAGACCTGGAACTTGGGACCACTGGAAAACCCTAGTTCCTAGATGTATATCCTGCCCTTTCCCCAGCCTTTTTCTCCCATCTCTCCATTCTAGACTCCATTGGGAAGTCCAGTGTGGTCTGACTTCCCACCATTCCCCCAACACCCAGATTCTAAAGCACTAAATGCCCGAGTACCTTTCCTTCTGCGGCCTCCAGGTTCTGCTGAGGGAGAATGGAAAGgtggagaggaggctgggggctgtggCCCTTTTCAGCTTTGGATCTCCTTCTTTTTGTGGTCTGCGAGGTCATAAGGCATATCCATTGTCAGCAGGAAAGGATTCTTCTTCAGGCCACAGACCCAAGATGCACAGCCCACAGGGGCCTTCACTCTTCCCTACTTATGGGACAGCCCCTGGGACAGAGAAAGCCAAACACGCCGAGATCCATGTCCAGATGCCCTGTCCTGGGTCTGTGGGCATCGGTGTGTCCACTGTGTCTGTGTCCCCTGGGCTTGGTCACGTGTACTTGGGCTTCCTCAGCAGACAATAGGctgctggggtgggagggtgaggaggagcaGGAGCCTCCCTGTGGGCCTGAGGTCCCTTTGGCCGACAATGGGGGGAGGGACCTCTAAGGGGGGGGACAGGACGTACAACCCAGATAAGACTTCTGGGGAACAATAGGAGGAATTGAAGAGGGGAGACCCACCCTCCCTGtaccccacccccagggcttTGGGGTCAGGGACTGGGGACCAGAGGGTGATGGGGAGGGGTGCCAAGCATTCTTGTAAatggaggaggggatggggaaaataGGATTCTGGAGCTCAGAACCTCTGTATCTCTTGAGGGACCACAGGGGTACATGAGGTGGGTGCATGCCCCCTTTGAACTTAATTTAACCACAAATATAAGTTTTTGAGGACCTACATTGTACATGTAGCTGCGGCCCAGCTCAGCAGTTTGTGATGCTTCTCTGCCCACAGAGCCTCTTACACTTTCTTGGGGGCAAGCTGTGCCCCGTGAGGATTTGGGTCTGGGGTAgaggtatgtgtgtgttggggggggggggcgggaggggcggcATCTTCACctcttggggaggggggatgcagAGGCTCTGGGAATGACAGGTCACAGCGGCCCAGCCAGCTGTCTCCTCCTAAAGGGCCGATGGGAAGGGAGCCGGGAGTGAGCAGGTGGGAATCAAAGGCTTACGAGTGGTAAAAAGTGGGTGTTGGGTGTTGAGAATGCGCTGTCTTTTGGCTTCTGTCTCTGGTCCCTACACCTTTCCACACCCCCTCCTCCGCCCCGCCCTGGCAGCCTCCGGAGCCCGCGACCCCGCCAAGGACGTCTGAGGAAACGCCTAACACAGAGACGCCCGCTCCCGAAGCCTTTGCTCTCTCCCGGCGTTGAAGGTCCCCAAGAGAGGGCGCCCTCCGGGGCTGGATTGGACCCTGCTTCTTGGAGGCGGGACTCAGGGCTAGCGGGTGGAGGGCTATTTAAGACTAGGCGGGGTTGGAGGTGGCCAGGGGCAAAATGAGTGGGCTACCGGGCGCCGGGACCAGCCCAGGCCTGGGAGAGGCCTCCGACCTTAAGTTCCCTCTGGGCGCCAAGTTCAGGGAACCTCTCACCGAGGCTCGGTTCCAGCGGCTCTTCGGAGACGCAGAGCAGGCGCCGGAGCTACGCGCGGAGCCTCGCTCGTCCCGACTGTGCAGACGGTGGAGGCGGTTGGCCAGCGCTTGCTCCGGGCCGGGGGCGTGGCGCCTGCTGCGGGCGCGGCTGCCCCCGCTGCGTTGGCTGCCCCACTACCGCTGGCGGGCCTGGCTGCTCGGGGATGCCGTGGCCGGGGTGACCGTGGGCATCGTGCACGTGCCCCAGGGTGAGCGGCCCTAACGCTAGCCTGTCAGCGGCCcaagctcgggggggggggggggggggagggggggggaatgCAGGAGCTGGGCACCTGGGAGCGAGGGCTGGGTTAGGGTGGCCGAGGGTTCGGAGACAAGACCTCAGACCACGTTCTAGGTAAGGACCACGGAGCTGCATCAttatccccacccccagcccccttcaTTTGCGCAATCCTTCTAGAAGTCTTGGACACGTTCCGGGTCAGGGAACTGGAGAGAGGAACAACCCCTGCCCCCTACTCCCCGGAGGACTGGGCCGACACGGATCTGTGACCTTGTCCGCCCCAcaacctcccacctcccaccgaGTCCTGTTAACCCCTAGGTTCCCTCATGTGGCATGATTCAGCGTCCTCTAAGAGTTTGGGCTCTAGTCACCTTTCCCCAACCCCACACACAGACCCTGAAGATCATCCCTTTCATTTCTCATACAGGCATGGCTTTTGCCCTCCTGACCTCAGTGCCTCCAGTGTTCGGACTCTACACTTCTTTCTTCCCTGTCCTCATTTACACCTTGTTGGGGACTGGTAGACACCTGTCCACAGGTGAGTAACCCAGTgactcctctccttctctgtagGGTGAGAATGGATGGGGGTTTGAGACATCGGCCCTTGGAAGCTCCTTAGCTCTtattcccctcttcccctccccttcttcccttccgCCTCTGTCGCTACCCTGCCAGGAACCTCGGACCTAGGCAAAGCTTGCTGCGGGTGCCGAGTgggtgcagagagaagggagtTTCCTCAGAACTTTTCTTCCCCCATGACATTTGGTTTAAATGAACATCTCCGGGActtggaagagggaagaagagatgCGCGGTCACCCAAAGGAGCGCACAGTCCGCGGGCGGTCTGCGGGAGCGGGCAGTGATGCAGTTAGAGGGCAGTTTTTGCCCGCCGGTGcgcccttctttcctccctcaccGCCGGTTCCGGGCTGCTGCACGGGCTCTCGGCCCCACCGTCTTCATCGGAGCAGCAGCCTTCCAGAAGAGTGGGGTCTGACTGCAGCATCCAGGCCCGAGGGCGCGAAGCCCGGACGATCGCCGCGCCCCAGGCGACACAGCTGGTGATCTCTGCGTTTGTCCCCCGGCCCTAGGAACTTTCGCGGTACTCAGCCTCATGACAGGCTCGGCGGTGGAACGGCTGGTGCCCGAACCCCTCGGGGGGAACCTGAGCGGAATCGAAAGGGAACAGTTGGACGCTCAGCGGGTTGGGTCGGCTGCAGCCTTGGCCTTCGGTAGCGGGGCGCTGATGGTGAGGGAGGACCCTGGGGGATCCACACTGGGGCCGGGGGAACTgggccaggagagagggagggacaagtGTCATGCGCGGGTCCAGGCGGGAGAGGTGCGCGGAGCAACTGGCGCACTGCGCTCTGGCGACTCCACTCCTCCTCCTGTAGTGATTGCGCATCTTCTCCCCTGCAGCTGGGCATGTTCGCGCTGCAGCTCGGCGTCCTGTCCACCTTTTTGTCGGAGCCGGTGGTCAAAGCGCTGACCAGCGGGGCCGCGCTGCACGTGCTCGTGTCCCAGCTGCCGAGCCTTTTGGGGTTGCCCCTCCCGCGCCAGATtggctgcttctctctcttcaaGGTGGGGGTGGAGAACGGCCGAGAAGCGGCTTCTAGCGGTCCTGGGAAGAGGGAAACCGGGAAAGGAAGGACGGCGAGTGGAGGGGTAGAGGGTGACGGGGGCGGAGGAAAGGAGATTAGAACCACGTGGCTGAATGAGGGGCGCTGCGGAGACGGAAGCCCTGATGGGAGCCGGGAGGCCTTGCCTTGGCCGGGTGGGTCCGCTCTGAGGGCAGTCGACCCCGGCCCCGGGCCCTCGATCACCGCCCCTGCCCGCAGACGCTGGCCGCTGTGCTGACCGCGCTGCCCCGGAGCAGTCCGGCCGAACTGACCATCTCGGCACTCAGCCTGGCGCTGCTCGTGCCGGTCAAAGAATTGAACGTGAGATTCCGAGACAAGCTACCCACCCCGATCCCGGGGGAAATCGTTATGGTGAGGATGGCTCCCGGGTCGCGCGGTCCCCTGAACCACACAGACCTTGCCGGTCGGGTAGGAGCTGGCCGCTGCCGCCCCCTCGTGGAAGGCAGCGAGCTTACAGAAAGAGGTCCTGTGCACACGCGTACTTTTCCAGGCCTCTTCCCAGAACACTGTGACCCTGCAGAATCCCCCACCCACACGGTCCCACTTCTCTGGCAGAGCCTCTTCTAGACCTCTTAGAATGCTTTCTTCCTGCTTACAGCGTTGCCTTGAGGTGTCGCTCGCTACAGCACCTCCACTGCTCTCCCCCTACCCGGTCCTTCACTGTAATTCAGTTACTCTCCCTTCCCACGCCCAcctgcatttctctctctctctccccctccgccGACTAAATAAGTGTTCCACATCTCCACCCATACGCGGGAGATCCCTAGATCTATCCCAGCTGTCCTACTTAGAATGGCTGGGTGTACTTCCTGATATCTACCATCCCTCATGGGAGCGGAGCGCCTCTTACTTCCTCGGTCCATCTCTTACCACAGCCTCAGGTATACCTCATTCCTTTCCCAttcccactctccttcactcTCAGTCAGCTGTCATCCCAAACATATCCCAACTCCCCCAATTGCTGGGCCCCTGCAAACACTAATGCTGCCTTTTAATCCTCTCATGtgaagcttccccccccccaccccccccccccggcctcttccaggaagctcaTCTTCTGCCGTGCTCTAATTTGCTCTTTCCCAGGTGCTTCTGGCCTCTGTGCTGTGCTTCACCTCTTCCCTGGACACAAGATACAACGTCCAGATTGTGGGGCTGCTGCCTGGGGGGTAAGAGAGAATCAAGACACCAGCCTGCTATTCTCAGACTGCTCCCACCCACACTTCCTTCTTGGCCTGTCCcgctctattttctctttcttccccacacCCTTCTTATACACAACCCACCCTCACCATGGATCCCTCTCTCTCCAGATTTCCCCAACCCCATCTTCCCGACctggctgagctgcccaggaTTCTGGCTGACTCACTGCCCATCGCACTGGTTACTTTTGCTGTGTCCGCCTCCCTGGCCTCCATCTATGCAGACAAGTATAGCTACACTATTGACTCCAACCAGGTGTGACTTTGACTGAAGACCCCAATTGCATTCAGGAGACAACTCTCTAATCTGATGtcttccctcacccccccccccccgccccatgcctttgtctctctctcctcttcatcTGACTGCATCCCTCCAGGAGCTCTTGGCACATGGTATCTCCAACCTcatctcctccctcttctcctgctttcccaactctgccactttgGCCACCACCAGCCTACTAGTGGATGCTGGTGGGAACACACAGGTAAGAGCTTGTCCTTGGGTGAGAAAGGGGGTGGGTATTAggttggggtggtggtggagaaaCAGGTGGAAGACCGGTAGATAGATACCTGCGGGGCAGCTGTACAGAGGAGAATGGTGAGGGAgagtgaatggggggggggtggtttctaGGTAGGAGAGATAAGAAGGTAACAAGGCTCCATTAAGACCTTGGCAGACTCTAAGCACTGAAGAAGTTTACAGTGCCCATATGTAGttcacaataaaaacaatactaaacTGTCATATAAATTTGAAAGACGAAATTCTGACCCCCGCCCCATgaggacattttcttttaaaaagaaatatcacataTGACAGTCTCCCCCTAATATTTCTGCTTTCCTACTTTGCTGGTGCCCCAAGAAGGTGGTTCCCTGCTTTTAGGGTAATGCAACAGTGGCTTTTAAGGTGGACACGGGCTACAAAAATAGGGAAGTTGAACTGCCTCTAGGTAGAGACCGGTGAATGACAGGCATTTAATTGGGAGAGGGGAAAGGTGGATGTGAGAGGCGGAATACCAAGAAGGGAGTTGAAGACTGAGGAACGGCTTCATGGAAAGGGGATTTGGGAGGAGGGAGACTTCCAAGGAAGCCGAGGCCGAGTGGGGCAGGCAGACCAGCTCTCACACAGGGGTGAGTGAggttcccttccttctctgcatcCATCCCTCCTCCTTTCTAGCTGGCAGGTCTCTTCTCCTGCATAGTTGTCCTGTCAGTGCTGCTGTGGCTGGGGCCCTTCTTCTACTATCTGCCCAAGGTGAGGAACAGCGGAGGCATGGGggtgactgggggggggggtggtggctacATTCTAGGACATTGGGGCAGTTAGCTTGCCTCTTCTGCCCCCAAGGCTGTCCTGGCTTGCATCAACATCTCCAGCATGCGCCAGATGTTCTTCCAGATGCAGGAACTTCCACAACTATGGCGCATCAGCCGCATGGACTTTGTGAGAGTGGCAGCATTACCCCCAGATTGCCCCCTCCTACTTCCCAGCATCCTCAGCCTCTGCCCTGGATTGGAGCTAATTGTTCTGGTCCTAAATGCTGCAGCTCCCCCCctccaatcccccccccccaacatgcaTACCTCCTAATGCCATTACTCAGAGACACGGTGGAGAGTGGGGTTTGAACCCCTTCAGACCTGAGTATTTGTAAATCCCCAGCTGGTGCAAGGTCTGGGGTGATTACATTTGGTGTATTTCCCTTGTTGGGTCAATTCTGTCCCTTCTGTCATTCTTTCTACCTTCTCCTGGGCTATCCCTCCCTCTCATTTGTCCAGGCAGTCACTGCCCCTGGACCTCCTTCCCTAGCAGCCATGGCCTGGCATTTCTCCGGGGCATATCACTCCCATCCATGTCCTGCAGGCTGTATGGATGGTCACGTGGGTGGCCGTAGTGATCCTGAGTGTGGACTTGGGCCTGGCCGTGGGCGTGGTCTTCTCCATGATGACTGTGGTCTGCCGCACCCAGAGGTGGGAGTAGAGATGAGAGGAGTtgggaagaggggtggggagaggacaggTGCTTGGGGTGACTCTCCAGCCAGGCCAGGCTGGGAATCTGACCCCAGCTTCCTGCCCAGggtgcagtgcctggcacttggaCTTGCTGAGGGGACGGAGCTCTACAGGCCACTCGAAGAGAGCCACAAGGTGGGTGGgccacagacagagagggaagggaagattAGGCCCAGATGTTTTTCTGACCCTCTGACATCTTAGCTCCTCAAGGTCCCGGGGCTCTGCATCCTGAGATACCCAACACCGCTCTACTTTGGGACCCGCGGACAGTTCCGCCGCATCCTGGAGTGGCACCTGGGGCTTGGAGAAGGACGCAAGGTGAGAGGCTTGGTCAAAGGGGAGTGTGGCTTCTCTGGGAGTGGGAGGCAGGTGCGGCTTCTCAAGGGGATCATTGTGCTTAAGGGGCGCACGCTCATGCTTGTGTCTTATGGTGACTGCCCTCCTCTACCCACAGGAGACTCCCAAGCTAGATGGCCCACCTGATGCAGGTGAGATGGGGTGACAAGGAGGGAGATTTGGGTGTGACCCGTGGAGGCATCTGGGTACGCTTGCCTTCTCCCATCCTAGTTGCTGAGCCTGTCAGAGTGGTGGTCCTAGACTGCAGTGGTATCACCTTTGCAGATGCTGCTGGAGCCAGAGAGGTGGTACAGGTGAGGGACGGGGTAGGTTGAGGAGAAAGTCCCTTTATCCCATGCCTACCCTCTGATGTGGGATTTAACCCCCTTGCCCCGCTTCTGCAGCTAGCCAGGCGATGCCGAGATGCTGGGATCCACCTTCTCCTGGCTCAGTGTAATGGTGAGAGGTGTGGAAGACCTGGGGAcaggagtggggggggtgggaatagCTGGATGCTTGAGGGAGGGAAAAGGACGCAGTGTGGATTTAAGATCTAAGAGCCTGACCTGCCTCTCTACACAGCCTCAGTGCTGGGGACACTGACCCAGGCAGGACTCTTGGACAGAGTGACCCCAGAGCAGCTGTTTGTGAGTGTCCAGGACGCAGCTGCTCATGCCCTGGAGAGACTGGTGAGGGGGCAGTAGGAACGGGAGATCCAGGAGGCGCTGGGGTGGAGCAAGTGACATGTGAGTCAGTGGCTGAAGATCTAGGCAGAGGGTTTGGGGAAGGGGGCCCGAGAAGGAAGCTGGAGGAAGAAAGTGGGGGGATGAAATGATTAGCCAATTTAAGGCTAAGCCAAGGAGACTGGGTCCAGCTCCGCATGAAGAACTGAGGAGCTAGGGTTTCAAAGTGGGGTGGTGTGCCCCCCAGAAAACTACCAAATGccgagagagggaggagggtacCTAATCTCCTGACAGGTCCCCTCTCCTTTCCAGGAGCCTACAGGTCCAAAGACATGCACAGTGTGGGTCTGACCCGGTCATTTGGAGTGTGGAGGGCCCCGACAATATGTGCGCGAGGAGTCTCCTCACTTCATGTAACTAATAAAACAAAGCTGAGAGCCACTGGGGTTCATGAAGTGAGTCTGGGTGTCCACACGCCGGCCCTCGGTGCCCCTTTCTCcatgcccgcggcattgcagagACACAACTAAAAATGGCTTTCACTTGTGTGTTCACCAGGCCCCGCCCCAGCTCCGGAGTCACTGGTTCTCTCCAcaggggtggggctggaaccGGTGCACAGAGTCCTGGAtccagagatgggggagggggcacagcccTGGGAATACACGTTGGGGGCTTCCCCATCCCCTCAGTCCCAAGGAGATGAGAGTATTTCCATTTTAGGTTCTTAGAGTCCCCATGGGCTTTTTGGCACTTGGAAAGTGAccccccccacttcctgcccCATGAGAAGAGGGTTGGGGGGAGGACTTGGCACTGGCCATGGGTCGAGTTATGGCTCCATCGCATCGCTGGGCACTCGAAGAAAGGAGGAGTGTCACCAGGACAAGCCCCTATTTGGGATCGGATTCTGAAGGGGATCAGGGACAGTCAGTGGAGTAGTCactgggtggtgggtggggttTGCTAGAAATTCCTGGCAGGGACAAGGAGGCAGGCCCAGCCTGAGAGTTGGAAGGCCCGAGTGGCCATCATTCTGCGGTCATGCACTGCAGGCGGTGTTTGAAGAAGAGTAGGCGGTGTTTGGCCACCTGACTCTCATCCAGCGATCCGGGGTAGCGGTACCGGGCATAAGTCTCTGCCCCCACATCCCTTGAGGTCCAAGGCAGTTTCAACTTAGATGCATGATCCACAACGACGTCTGAGCAGGAGCCCACCCGCAGGGAACCAAGCCCGTCCAGGAAGAATTCTGGCAGTGGAGGGAAGGGGAGTACACAGTGAAGCGTCTGAAGGGAGCAGAGGGCCGAGCCTTAAAGGGAGAACTGAGAGTTGGGGTACACAGGCTGCACCTGTAAAGACTCCTTTTGTGAGGGCCTTGGGCTAGTCAATTCATTTGGGTCCTAGTTTTACTCTTATGTAAAATGCAGTCAACATCCTTTGTGTTTTGAGAGCATACCCCCGtcctccccaacacacacctaaataaatgttcaataaatgctgaCCAGGCCGCTCCAGGAGTGTGGTCTGAACCAGGGGAAGCGGCTGGGACTGGACTCAAGGTCTGACAGTGGCGGGGGAAGTTAAAGGCCGGCCCACCCAGTAGCTCTACTGGGCTTGGAGGTTTAAAGGGTGTGcgggccaggagggagggagccctgtCTCTTGCCCGGGGCGCAAGGCTTGGTAAATTTTCGCAGAACTCTCCAGGGGCCCCAGGTGCCAGCTGTGGGCTCCACTGGGGTGGGCGTAGGAGTGCCCGCTGCCTTTGGAGCCTCTCCCAGAGCCCCGCGGGGGTCTCTGCCCGGGTCGGGAGGGGACGCCACTCACCCAGATGCGCCACGCGGCTGAGCCGCGGGTCGAAGCCGACCTCGCGCACCTTGTCGGTGCGCGCCAGGAAGAAGTTGACCACGCCGTCGGTGACCACGCAGCCCGGAAAGCCGACGAGCTCGTGGTGGAAGCCGCGCCTTTGCCGGAGGCAGTTCCCGCGGCCTGGCGCGccgggctccacgctcagcagcTGCCGGTAGGTGGTGGCGAAGCCGGAGATCTCGCGCACCGCGCCCCCGACCTGCGGGGAGTGGGAGGTTGGCTCCAGGCGGGACGGGGACTGCCGGCAGTTAGATCCGCGCTGCCCCTCCCTCGGGCGGTTCCCCGGCCGCGTCCTCTCCCGCTCCACCCCCGCAGGACCCAGATTGCCCCCCAGGCTCCCTTCGTCGTCCTCTGTCCGTCCCAGGGCCGGCCGCTCTCGGCCGGGTCTCCCCCGCCGCTGCTTTAGCTTGCTGGAGTCCCTCCTTCTCCCACCCCACGTTCCGCGGGCCCTCCCTTACCAGGTCCAGCGACGTCCGCTCCAGCACGTCTACAAGCCTCTCCAGCCGCGTCCTCGCCGTGAAGACAAAGTCGTCGTCCACCCACAAGACGTACTTGGTGGTTACTTGGGATACGGCCAGGTTCCGGCCTGCGAACCAGCCCTGGGGGCAGGGTACATACAGTTAGTGAGGCTATAGAGATAGGACACAACCCCTCTGCcacctttcctcctctctcccgaCACATCTCTAAACTTTCCGGGACCTACGAGTGGCTCAGAGCTAGACAAGAAATGCAGTTTCCCAACTGCCAGGGGTAATAAGTCCGTGTTTTGGGGGAGGGTGTTAGAACGCATTTAATTTatgcgttcattcattcattcattcatccatcatccatttaTTGAGCGCTCCCTAGGTGCTAAGCACATTCTAAGGATGCAGCGCGAATAAGATAGGCGCGATTCCTCTTCCCACGGAGCTTATTATGTTCCAGGAATCGCCGTGATTCACAGGCACCAGTAATTCTGAGGCAGGTAGTCCTGGAATCACTACTCCGGTGACTTCAGACCCACCGCGCGCCTCTGTCTCTCGGCGCCCTCTGGCGCGCGGTTCAGCCTTGCTGACTGCGCACCTTGCCAAAAGGCATGAGATAGTGCTCGATGTGGGGACCACTAATGCTCTCTGGCTTGTCGCTGTCGTCGGCGATGACCACGGTGACCGTTGGGTAGAAGCGGCGGATGCTGGTGATGAGCGCCCGAAGCCGATTGTAACGAAGGAAGGTCTTAGTGGCGATGGTGACCAGGGCGCTGATATTGTACTGGGCTGGGAGTGAGGGACAGGGTTAGGTGCAGAGAAGGAGAGTGGAAGTGAGGAGCTGGAAAACATCTCCCGCGTcctccctctcccagcttctCCCCACCAGGCCTGGATTTAGGTCCTTGAACGCACCAGCCTCACCTCCCTGGGGTAGAGACCCAGGTGGGTACAGCCGAGGGTTGGGTGGGTGTCTTATGCGGATGGTAAAGGCGGCCTCATGTCCCTCCGTGGAGAACCGGACTGGGAAGAAAGGACATCAGACGTGGTCCTTAAAGTTGGGACAACATTCCCTTTTCAGCAAATCACTATTTAAGTGCCTACTTTGTGTACCACTTTCCTGAGCCCTGGTGGACAAGAATGCAAGGTGTTTATCTCCATGGCACTAACACTTTAATGggtgggagaaagaaaattaaagattttaattaaaaattaaagattaattaAAAGCTAAcctttattgagcatttactatgtgcagGTACTTTTTAAGTTTACCTTAAATATATGAACCCACTTAACCTTGACAAGCCCCATAAGGTAGATTCCTGCTACAGAAAAAGGCATAGAGAAATTAAGCAACTGGTCTACATTTACACAACTCTTAAGCAACAAAGCTGAGATAGGAACCTAGTCATTCTGGTTCTAGgctaagtaaataaaattcagataCTGGCAAGCATTGAATGGAAAATAAAGCAAGTAATGTGATAGTGAAGAGgagacatttgagctgagatccAAGTGAcaagaaggagccagccatgcaaaaatctgggggaagagcattctaggcagagggaacagcaaatgcaaaggccccaAAGAGGGAGCAGATTTGGTGTAGCAAGTCTTGGAGAGAAGGAGGCGGGCTGTGTTGTGCCTCTTTTGCTGGAGGAGACACGGGAGCTCTTGGACATGAAGTCCCTTGCCCTCCAGTAAGTGGTGGTTTGGGAATAGAGCTTGAGCCTTCTGGCTCCTGGGGCAAATCACTTCCTGGGGCCCCCATGGTTGGCCTGAAGAGGGGACACACCCGAGGCTCGGGTTTCCCTTTGGCCTGCTCTGGCCCCAGATGAACAaaggcctcttctctccctctctggccctgctGGCCTAGCTGAAATGCCCATTGTGTGACTGGGCAGCTCTGGCCATTGCCCGAGTGTCTCCCACACCCTCTGCCATTTGCCTGATTCAgcctttctgggctctctgttgaccCAGCTTGCCCCTGCCTCCGCCCAGACCTCACACCTGTGTCTGCTGTGTTTGCCTGGTAACTTCGGCTGCTATAAGTAACCAGTTGTAGCTGCCGGTTGAGTTGGTCCAGCCCTGGGCTGGTGAGGGTGAGATCAGGCTGCCCCTCTCCAGTGAGAGTCACTCCCGTCACTTCCCCGGCCACGTCCCAGGTGCCCAAAGAGGCAGTCAGGTTCACCTGGGAGAGGGGGTTGGAGAGGACAGGGTTAGGCCTCAGACCTGCCTCTTGCCTCCCTGGTTCCTCCATCTTTCTGTTGGCAGCCCTGTCTCCCTCCAGCATCCCatttcccgccccctcccccgccccaagtttatttatttattttgagagagagagagagagagagagaggcagagagagaggcagagagagagattcccaagcaggctccgtgctgtcagtacagagttcCACACAGGGCTCTCAATTCCAgcaactgtgaggtcatggcctgagctgacaCTAAGTGCCGgttgctgggcacctgggtagcttgtTGGTTgggtgtcggacttcagctcgggtcacgatctcacggttcgtgagtttgagcaccatgttgggctctgtgctgatagcctagaacctggaacctgcttctgattctgtctccctctctctctgcccctccctgctctcactctgcctctctctctctcaaaaataaataaatattaaaaaaaaaaagaaagagtcggttgcagggtgcctgggtggcttagttggttgggcgcctgactttggctcaggtcatgatctcatggttcgtgacttcgagccctgcatcgggctctgtgctgatagcttagaacctggaacctattttggactctgtgtctccctctctctctgcccctcccccgttcaagctctgtctcagtctctctcaaaaataaataaacattaaaaaaaaaaaagtcagttgcttaacctactaagccacccaggcgcccctccctccatccttagTGCCCGCCTGGCCTCCCCAGCCTCTTACCTGGTAAAGCTCCTGACCAGAAGCTGCCTGCAGGCTCagccctgggaggaaggagagggaatcaGAATCCCAGACAGCCTTGAATTCTTcctcactttctcttctctctttcacc
This window contains:
- the B4GALNT1 gene encoding beta-1,4 N-acetylgalactosaminyltransferase 1 isoform X1, which encodes MRLGRRALCVLVLLLACASLGLLYVSTRDAPGLRAPLALWTPLQGPSRPELPDLSPEPRYAHIPVRIKEQVVGRLSGNNCSCEASGGSFHFPFQRQLRAIDLTKAFDPEELRAASASREQEFQAFLSRSQSAADQLLIAPANSPLQYPLQGVEVQPLRSILVPGLSLQAASGQELYQVNLTASLGTWDVAGEVTGVTLTGEGQPDLTLTSPGLDQLNRQLQLVTYSSRSYQANTADTVRFSTEGHEAAFTIRIRHPPNPRLYPPGSLPQGGEAAQYNISALVTIATKTFLRYNRLRALITSIRRFYPTVTVVIADDSDKPESISGPHIEHYLMPFGKGWFAGRNLAVSQVTTKYVLWVDDDFVFTARTRLERLVDVLERTSLDLVGGAVREISGFATTYRQLLSVEPGAPGRGNCLRQRRGFHHELVGFPGCVVTDGVVNFFLARTDKVREVGFDPRLSRVAHLEFFLDGLGSLRVGSCSDVVVDHASKLKLPWTSRDVGAETYARYRYPGSLDESQVAKHRLLFFKHRLQCMTAE